In one Streptomyces venezuelae genomic region, the following are encoded:
- a CDS encoding DUF3052 domain-containing protein, with translation MSATADHAETNLAVRLGFQPDQVVQEIGYDDDVDQELREAIEQATGTELVDEDYDDVADAVVLWFREDDGDLTDALVDAIAYMEEGGSILLLTPKTGRDGYVEPSEIGEAATTAGLSATKSINAGKDWSGSRLNTPKGAAKKR, from the coding sequence GTGAGCGCGACCGCGGACCACGCGGAGACGAACCTTGCCGTAAGGCTTGGTTTCCAGCCCGACCAGGTGGTCCAGGAGATCGGCTACGACGACGACGTCGACCAGGAGCTCCGCGAGGCCATCGAGCAGGCTACTGGCACAGAGCTCGTCGACGAGGACTACGACGACGTGGCTGACGCCGTGGTGCTCTGGTTCCGTGAGGACGACGGGGACCTGACTGATGCGTTGGTGGATGCCATCGCGTACATGGAGGAAGGCGGCTCGATCCTGCTGCTGACTCCGAAGACCGGTCGTGACGGGTACGTCGAGCCGAGCGAGATCGGTGAGGCGGCCACCACCGCCGGGCTGTCGGCGACCAAGAGCATCAACGCCGGCAAGGACTGGAGCGGCAGCCGGCTCAACACGCCGAAGGGCGCCGCCAAGAAGCGATAG
- a CDS encoding peroxiredoxin → MALDGIAAGTKAPDFELKDNHGRTVKLSDFRGEKNVVLLFYPFAFTGVCTGELCALRDELPKFVNDDTQLLAVSNDSMHTLRVFAEQEGLEYPLVSDFWPHGDVSRAYGVFDEEKGCAVRGTFIIDKEGVVRWTVVNDLPDARDLNEYVEALETL, encoded by the coding sequence ATGGCGCTCGATGGAATCGCGGCCGGCACCAAGGCCCCGGATTTCGAGCTGAAGGACAACCACGGCCGGACCGTGAAGCTGTCCGACTTCCGCGGCGAGAAGAACGTGGTGCTGCTGTTCTACCCGTTCGCGTTCACCGGCGTGTGCACCGGCGAGCTCTGCGCGCTCCGTGACGAACTCCCGAAGTTCGTCAACGACGACACCCAGCTGCTCGCGGTCTCCAACGACTCCATGCACACGCTGCGCGTCTTCGCCGAGCAGGAGGGTCTGGAGTACCCGCTGGTCTCGGACTTCTGGCCGCACGGCGATGTCTCGCGGGCGTACGGCGTCTTCGACGAGGAGAAGGGCTGCGCGGTGCGCGGCACCTTCATCATCGACAAGGAGGGCGTGGTCCGCTGGACGGTCGTCAACGACCTGCCCGACGCGCGTGACCTGAACGAGTACGTCGAGGCGCTCGAAACGCTCTGA
- a CDS encoding TerD family protein — translation MGVSLSKGGNVSLSKEAPGLTAVLVGLGWDVRTTTGTDFDLDASAILTNAEGKVSSDQNFVFFNNLKSPDGSVEHTGDNTTGEGEGDDEAIKVDLAAVPADVEKIVFPVSIYDAENRQQSFGQVRNAFIRVVNQAGGAEIARYDLSEDASTETAMVFGELYRHGAEWKFRAVGQGYASGLRGIAQDFGVNV, via the coding sequence GTGGGAGTCAGCCTCAGCAAGGGCGGCAACGTATCGCTGAGCAAGGAGGCGCCGGGCCTGACCGCGGTTCTGGTCGGCCTCGGCTGGGACGTCCGCACCACCACCGGTACGGACTTCGACCTCGACGCAAGCGCGATCCTGACGAACGCGGAGGGCAAGGTCAGCAGTGACCAGAACTTCGTCTTCTTCAACAACCTGAAGAGCCCCGACGGCTCCGTCGAGCACACCGGCGACAACACCACCGGCGAGGGCGAGGGCGACGACGAGGCGATCAAGGTCGACCTGGCCGCGGTCCCCGCCGACGTCGAGAAGATCGTCTTCCCGGTCTCGATCTACGACGCCGAGAACCGCCAGCAGTCGTTCGGCCAGGTGCGCAACGCGTTCATCCGCGTCGTGAACCAGGCGGGCGGCGCCGAGATCGCGCGGTACGACCTCTCCGAGGACGCCTCGACGGAGACCGCCATGGTCTTCGGCGAGCTGTACCGCCACGGCGCCGAGTGGAAGTTCCGCGCGGTCGGCCAGGGCTACGCCTCGGGTCTGCGCGGCATCGCGCAGGACTTCGGCGTCAACGTCTGA
- a CDS encoding TerD family protein has translation MGVTLAKGGNVSLSKAAPNLTQILVGLGWDARSTTGAPFDLDASALLCNAGRVLGDEWFVFYNNLTSPDGSVEHTGDNLTGEGDGDDESLLIDLSKVPENCDKIIFPVSIHDADNRGQTFGQVSNAFIRVVNQADGQELARYDLSEDASSETAMIFGEVYRYGGEWKFRAVGQGYASGLRGIALDFGVNVS, from the coding sequence ATGGGCGTCACGCTCGCCAAGGGAGGCAACGTCTCCCTCTCCAAGGCCGCACCGAACCTCACCCAGATCCTCGTCGGCCTGGGCTGGGACGCGCGCTCCACCACCGGCGCCCCCTTCGACCTCGACGCCAGCGCGCTGCTGTGCAACGCGGGCCGGGTCCTCGGCGACGAGTGGTTCGTCTTCTACAACAACCTGACGAGCCCCGACGGCTCCGTCGAACACACCGGCGACAACCTCACCGGTGAGGGCGACGGCGATGACGAGTCGCTCCTGATCGACCTCTCCAAGGTCCCGGAGAACTGCGACAAGATCATCTTTCCGGTCTCGATCCATGACGCGGACAACAGGGGCCAGACGTTCGGCCAGGTCAGCAACGCGTTCATCCGCGTCGTGAACCAGGCGGACGGCCAGGAACTTGCCCGCTACGACCTCAGTGAGGACGCCTCGTCGGAGACGGCGATGATCTTCGGTGAGGTGTACCGGTACGGGGGAGAGTGGAAGTTCCGTGCAGTCGGGCAGGGGTACGCGTCGGGTCTGCGCGGCATCGCTCTAGACTTCGGGGTCAACGTTTCGTAA
- a CDS encoding DUF475 domain-containing protein: MLLKTFGWSFAVTALGLVAAVFYGGWTGFGVVAILSVLEISLSFDNAVVNAGILKKMNAFWQKIFLTVGVLIAVFGMRLVFPVVIVAISAKIGPIEAVRLALNDKDQYQQLVTDAHPSIAAFGGMFLLMIFLDFIFEDRDIKWLGWLERPLAKLGKVDMLSVCIALVVLLVTAMTFATHAHQHGGAHVDKAQTVLISGIAGLITYLVVGGLSGYFENKLEEEEEREHEEEEAAAKSGKKVPAVVLAGKAAFFMFLYLEVLDASFSFDGVIGAFAVTNDIVLMALGLGIGAMYVRSLTVYLVRQGTLDDYVYLEHGAHYAIGALAVILLITIQYEIHEVITGSVGVILIAWSFISSVIRNKRLAAAEGQGNSGDKAEVSSGV; this comes from the coding sequence GTGCTTCTGAAAACCTTCGGCTGGTCGTTCGCGGTCACCGCGCTCGGCCTGGTCGCCGCGGTGTTCTACGGGGGGTGGACAGGCTTCGGCGTCGTGGCGATCCTCTCCGTCCTCGAGATCTCGCTGTCCTTCGACAACGCGGTGGTCAACGCCGGAATCCTGAAGAAGATGAATGCCTTCTGGCAGAAGATCTTCCTCACCGTCGGTGTGCTGATCGCGGTCTTCGGCATGCGGCTGGTCTTCCCCGTCGTCATCGTGGCCATCAGCGCCAAGATCGGCCCGATCGAGGCCGTCCGCCTCGCGCTCAACGACAAGGACCAGTACCAGCAGCTGGTCACCGACGCCCACCCGTCGATCGCCGCCTTCGGTGGCATGTTCCTGCTGATGATCTTCCTCGACTTCATCTTCGAGGACCGGGACATCAAGTGGCTGGGCTGGCTGGAGCGTCCGCTCGCCAAGCTCGGCAAGGTCGACATGCTGTCGGTCTGCATCGCGCTCGTCGTGCTCCTGGTCACCGCCATGACCTTCGCCACCCACGCCCACCAGCACGGCGGCGCACATGTGGACAAGGCGCAGACAGTCCTCATCTCGGGCATCGCGGGTCTGATCACCTATCTCGTGGTCGGCGGCCTCTCCGGATACTTCGAGAACAAGCTCGAGGAAGAGGAGGAGCGCGAGCACGAGGAGGAGGAAGCGGCCGCGAAGTCGGGGAAGAAGGTTCCTGCGGTCGTCCTGGCCGGCAAGGCGGCGTTCTTCATGTTCCTCTACCTCGAGGTCCTGGACGCGTCCTTCTCCTTCGACGGTGTCATCGGTGCCTTCGCCGTCACCAACGACATCGTGCTGATGGCCCTCGGTCTCGGTATCGGCGCCATGTACGTCCGGTCCCTCACGGTCTACCTGGTCCGCCAGGGCACCCTCGACGACTACGTGTACCTGGAGCACGGCGCGCACTACGCGATCGGTGCCCTCGCGGTGATCCTCCTGATCACGATCCAGTACGAGATCCACGAGGTCATCACCGGCTCCGTCGGCGTCATCCTGATCGCCTGGTCCTTCATCTCGTCGGTGATCAGGAACAAGCGGCTCGCGGCGGCCGAGGGACAAGGGAACTCCGGAGACAAGGCGGAGGTCTCCTCGGGCGTCTGA
- a CDS encoding Tellurium resistance translates to MSFWDGLWRGRSTDYESGSAATNSIELTKRHPTVSLSKQGAATGNLRVNLSWQMRTSDLIGKPRGGGLLRHPFQMFRPEPVQAHTQSMVNVDLDLGCLYELTDGDKGVVQPLGNFFGSLNSPPYVKGSGDDRFGSGSGETLYVNLDHRESIKRLLVFVYIYDQTPAFDRTHAKVTLYPSNGPRIEIDLDERQPQARSCAVVSIENVKDELIVRREVKFVYGFQAELDRLYGWGLQWGRGYKSKVG, encoded by the coding sequence ATGTCCTTCTGGGACGGTCTGTGGCGTGGGCGTTCGACGGACTATGAATCGGGCAGCGCCGCCACCAACTCCATCGAACTGACCAAGCGGCACCCGACGGTCTCGCTCTCCAAGCAGGGCGCGGCCACCGGCAACCTGCGGGTCAACCTGTCCTGGCAGATGCGGACGTCCGACCTGATCGGCAAGCCGCGCGGCGGCGGTCTGCTGCGGCACCCCTTCCAGATGTTCCGGCCCGAGCCGGTCCAGGCGCACACCCAGAGCATGGTCAACGTCGACCTCGACCTGGGCTGTCTGTACGAGCTGACCGACGGCGACAAGGGCGTGGTGCAGCCGCTGGGCAACTTCTTCGGAAGCCTCAACTCCCCGCCGTACGTGAAGGGCAGCGGCGACGACCGGTTCGGCTCCGGCTCGGGCGAGACGCTCTACGTCAACCTCGACCACCGGGAGTCGATCAAGCGGCTGCTGGTGTTCGTGTACATCTACGACCAGACCCCCGCCTTCGACCGTACGCACGCGAAGGTCACGCTCTACCCGAGCAACGGCCCCCGGATCGAGATCGACCTGGACGAGCGGCAGCCGCAGGCCCGCTCGTGCGCGGTCGTCTCCATCGAGAACGTCAAGGACGAGCTGATCGTGCGCCGCGAGGTCAAGTTCGTCTACGGCTTCCAGGCCGAGCTCGACCGGCTGTACGGCTGGGGGCTCCAGTGGGGCCGCGGCTACAAGTCCAAGGTGGGCTGA
- a CDS encoding TerD family protein — MTHAMLKGSNVPLEASAVRAVLRWTPGQGVPDVDASALLLGGDGRVRSDEDFVFYNQPRHPAGKVWRLGKKRTAEGLTDTIQTDLAGMDPAVSRVLLAASAEGVAFEHVPALRILLYDAAVADGEPLAHFDITPQTGEETALICGELYRRGEGWKFRALGEGYSNGLEGLASDFGISVDDSDSAAPEPAPSASFPLPPQQPMPQHQPAPQSPPQPSYGYPPEPPRHPAPQPSYGYPPAAPTQPTPIVQPAPVAQPSYGYPQPVTPMPDPNFRLPPQGPQFLSR, encoded by the coding sequence ATGACGCACGCGATGTTGAAGGGGTCGAACGTCCCTCTCGAAGCCTCGGCCGTCCGCGCCGTGCTGCGCTGGACCCCCGGCCAGGGCGTCCCCGACGTCGACGCGTCGGCGCTGCTGCTGGGGGGCGACGGGCGGGTGCGCTCGGACGAGGACTTCGTCTTCTACAACCAGCCGCGCCACCCGGCGGGCAAGGTCTGGCGGCTCGGCAAGAAGCGGACCGCCGAGGGCCTGACCGACACCATCCAGACGGACCTCGCGGGCATGGACCCGGCCGTGAGCCGCGTGCTCCTCGCCGCGTCGGCGGAGGGCGTCGCCTTCGAGCACGTGCCCGCGCTGCGGATCCTGCTGTACGACGCCGCCGTCGCCGACGGCGAGCCGCTCGCCCACTTCGACATCACTCCGCAGACCGGCGAGGAGACCGCCCTGATCTGCGGGGAGCTCTACCGTCGCGGCGAGGGCTGGAAGTTCCGCGCGCTCGGCGAGGGGTACTCCAACGGCCTGGAGGGTCTCGCCTCCGACTTCGGCATCTCCGTGGACGACTCGGACTCCGCGGCCCCGGAGCCCGCGCCCTCGGCATCCTTCCCGCTGCCGCCCCAGCAGCCCATGCCGCAGCACCAGCCCGCCCCGCAGTCGCCGCCGCAGCCCTCGTACGGCTATCCGCCCGAGCCGCCCCGGCACCCGGCGCCCCAGCCCTCCTACGGCTATCCGCCGGCCGCGCCCACCCAGCCGACCCCGATCGTGCAGCCGGCCCCGGTCGCCCAGCCGTCGTACGGCTATCCGCAGCCGGTGACCCCGATGCCGGACCCGAACTTCCGCCTGCCTCCGCAGGGGCCGCAGTTCCTGTCCCGCTGA
- a CDS encoding HpcH/HpaI aldolase/citrate lyase family protein produces MRHFGHIAPEVRHRLFHREPCAFTADSPPHLLAPALGATLYSPATRPRLAEDILKQAGRGVTSMVVCLEDSIDDAEVADAEENLVRQFADLAERDVEPPLLFVRVRAAEQIPDMVRRLGASVRLLSGFVLPKFTEERGVPFLEALVAAEAELPASPGGPHSGGPARRLFAMPVLESPELLHLESRAETLSGIARTVDKYRDRILALRLGVTDFCSAYGLRRPPDMTAYDVQIVASVIADVVNVLGRADGTGFTVTGPVWEYFRVQERMFKPQLRRSPFLEGRADELRQALIEHDMDGLLREIELDRANGLLGKTCIHPSHVLPVHALSVVSHEEFSDAEDILRPERDGGGVLRSSYTNKMNEVKPHRAWAERTLRRAEVFGVAREDVGFVELLTAGLPS; encoded by the coding sequence ATGCGTCATTTCGGGCATATCGCCCCAGAGGTGCGGCACCGCCTCTTCCACCGGGAGCCGTGTGCCTTCACCGCGGACTCCCCGCCCCACCTGCTCGCGCCCGCCCTGGGCGCCACGCTCTACAGCCCGGCCACCCGCCCCCGGCTCGCCGAGGACATCCTGAAACAGGCCGGGCGCGGCGTGACCTCCATGGTGGTCTGCCTGGAGGACTCCATCGACGACGCCGAGGTCGCCGACGCCGAGGAGAACCTGGTCCGGCAGTTCGCCGACCTGGCGGAGCGGGACGTGGAGCCGCCCCTGCTCTTCGTCCGGGTCCGCGCCGCCGAGCAGATACCCGACATGGTGCGCAGGCTCGGCGCGAGCGTCCGCCTGCTGTCCGGATTCGTGCTGCCCAAGTTCACCGAGGAGCGGGGCGTTCCGTTCCTGGAGGCCCTCGTGGCCGCGGAGGCGGAGCTTCCGGCGAGCCCTGGTGGGCCTCACTCCGGCGGCCCGGCGCGGCGGCTCTTCGCCATGCCCGTCCTGGAGTCGCCCGAGCTGCTGCACCTGGAGAGCCGTGCCGAGACGCTCTCCGGGATAGCTCGCACCGTCGACAAGTACCGCGACCGGATCCTCGCGCTGCGCCTCGGCGTCACCGACTTCTGCTCGGCGTACGGACTGCGCAGGCCGCCGGACATGACCGCGTACGACGTGCAGATCGTCGCCTCCGTCATCGCCGACGTGGTCAACGTGCTCGGCAGGGCCGACGGCACCGGTTTCACCGTGACCGGACCCGTCTGGGAGTACTTCCGGGTCCAGGAGCGGATGTTCAAGCCGCAGCTGCGCCGCAGCCCCTTCCTGGAGGGTCGCGCCGACGAACTGCGCCAGGCCCTCATCGAGCACGACATGGACGGCCTGCTCCGCGAGATCGAACTCGACCGGGCCAACGGCCTGCTCGGCAAGACCTGCATCCACCCCTCGCACGTACTGCCCGTGCACGCGCTCTCCGTGGTCAGCCACGAGGAGTTCAGCGACGCCGAGGACATCCTGCGCCCGGAGCGGGACGGCGGCGGGGTCCTGCGCTCCTCGTACACGAACAAGATGAACGAGGTGAAGCCGCACCGCGCCTGGGCCGAGCGGACGCTGCGCCGCGCCGAGGTCTTCGGCGTCGCGCGGGAGGACGTCGGATTCGTGGAACTGCTGACGGCGGGTCTTCCCAGCTGA
- a CDS encoding phosphoribosyltransferase, whose product MTHISESENAVPDTPVWTGDWVAERLGVGLDGDETLRGMLGLALRRNPKRAHLLVSNVLGKHVPQLPSVVYAAGRDLGVRVRDLLGDEEAARAVVLGYAETATGLGHAVADGVALAPYLHSTRRPVEGVERAGGFEESHSHATSHLLLPEDPWLLAGDGPLVLVDDEFSTGNTVLNTVRALHERFPRGRYVIVALVDMRSPEDQGRLADFAREIGARVDLVAAASGTVRLPDGVLEKGQALVAEHEGGSGSAAVPQPRGERGPVDRVELGWPAGVPDGGRHGFTPAHRAALDAALPGMAARIADALPDSARGGSGRVLVLGFEELMYAPLALGVELERRTGAEVRFSTTTRSPVLAVDDPGYAIRTRLAFPAHDEPADGPGTRYAYNVAGAGFDAIVAVVDSVADTPELHARGGLLAQLSAHTGRVLLAVVPSYVPEYASERIPEHVPEQVPERSRMLPEPLRGPAFSSYAPEDVGWLLQDLSDVTLEAPTEEREEAIQSGGAHYAESLPVEYQPSERYQELFRAALDTSAARIAQAVGTVTETVLAERSPRPVLVSLARAGTPVGVLMRRWAAHRHGLDLPHYAVSIVRGRGIDANALRWLAAHHDPADVVFVDGWTGKGAITRELADAVREFEESGGPAGFSPEIAVLADPGSCVRTYGTREDFLIPSACLNSTVSGLISRTVLRADLVGPDDFHGGKFYRELADADVSVHFVDAVAARFDEVTDAVDVRVKELLSADRAPTWEGWAAVERISEEYGIHDVNLVKPGVGETTRVLLRRVPWKILARKGAGADLDHVRLLAEQRGVPVEEVDELPYTCVGLIHPQYTRGATGADGKAVTSR is encoded by the coding sequence ATGACGCACATATCGGAGAGCGAGAACGCGGTGCCGGACACGCCGGTGTGGACGGGGGACTGGGTCGCCGAGCGGCTCGGGGTCGGCCTCGACGGCGACGAGACGCTGCGCGGCATGCTCGGCCTCGCCCTGCGCCGCAACCCCAAGCGGGCTCACCTCCTGGTCTCCAACGTCCTGGGCAAGCACGTCCCGCAGCTCCCTTCGGTCGTGTACGCGGCCGGGCGCGACCTCGGCGTCCGGGTGCGGGACCTCCTCGGCGACGAGGAGGCCGCGCGCGCCGTCGTCCTCGGCTACGCGGAGACCGCGACCGGCCTCGGCCACGCCGTCGCCGACGGCGTCGCCCTCGCCCCCTACCTGCACTCCACCCGGCGCCCCGTCGAGGGCGTCGAGCGCGCGGGCGGCTTCGAGGAGTCCCACTCGCACGCCACCTCGCACCTGCTGCTGCCCGAGGACCCCTGGCTGCTCGCCGGGGACGGGCCGCTCGTCCTCGTCGACGACGAGTTCTCCACCGGCAACACCGTCCTGAACACCGTGCGCGCCCTCCACGAGCGCTTCCCCCGCGGGCGGTACGTCATCGTGGCGCTCGTCGACATGCGCTCGCCCGAGGACCAGGGGCGGCTCGCCGACTTCGCCCGGGAGATCGGCGCGCGCGTCGACCTCGTCGCGGCCGCGTCCGGGACGGTGCGGCTGCCCGACGGCGTCCTGGAGAAGGGCCAGGCGCTGGTCGCCGAGCACGAGGGCGGGTCAGGGAGCGCCGCCGTCCCGCAGCCGCGGGGGGAGCGCGGTCCGGTCGACCGCGTCGAACTCGGCTGGCCCGCGGGCGTTCCCGACGGCGGACGGCACGGCTTCACGCCCGCGCACCGCGCGGCCCTCGACGCGGCCCTGCCCGGCATGGCGGCCCGGATCGCGGACGCGCTGCCCGACAGCGCGCGCGGCGGCAGCGGCCGCGTGCTCGTCCTCGGCTTCGAAGAGCTGATGTACGCCCCGCTGGCGCTCGGCGTCGAGCTGGAACGCCGGACCGGGGCGGAGGTGCGGTTCTCCACCACGACCCGCTCGCCCGTCCTCGCCGTGGACGACCCCGGCTACGCGATACGCACCCGCCTCGCCTTCCCCGCGCACGACGAGCCCGCCGACGGACCCGGCACGCGGTACGCGTACAACGTCGCGGGCGCCGGCTTCGACGCGATCGTCGCCGTCGTGGACTCGGTCGCCGACACGCCCGAACTGCACGCCCGGGGAGGGCTGTTGGCGCAGCTGTCCGCACACACCGGACGCGTCCTGCTTGCGGTGGTCCCGTCGTACGTACCCGAGTACGCGTCTGAGCGCATCCCTGAACACGTGCCCGAGCAGGTTCCTGAAAGGTCCCGCATGCTTCCCGAGCCACTCCGTGGCCCCGCCTTCTCCTCGTACGCGCCCGAAGACGTCGGCTGGCTGCTCCAGGACCTCTCGGACGTGACGCTCGAAGCGCCCACGGAGGAACGCGAGGAGGCGATACAGAGCGGCGGCGCGCACTACGCCGAGTCGCTGCCCGTCGAGTACCAGCCGAGCGAGCGCTACCAGGAGCTGTTCCGCGCCGCGCTCGACACATCCGCCGCCCGCATCGCGCAGGCCGTCGGAACCGTCACCGAGACCGTGCTCGCGGAGCGGTCCCCGCGTCCGGTCCTCGTCTCCCTGGCCCGCGCGGGCACCCCCGTCGGCGTTCTGATGCGGCGCTGGGCCGCGCACCGGCACGGCCTCGACCTGCCGCACTACGCCGTGTCGATCGTCCGCGGCCGCGGCATCGACGCCAACGCCCTGCGCTGGCTCGCCGCCCACCACGACCCGGCCGACGTCGTCTTCGTCGACGGCTGGACCGGCAAGGGCGCGATCACCCGCGAACTGGCCGACGCGGTAAGGGAGTTCGAGGAGTCGGGCGGCCCCGCGGGCTTCAGCCCGGAGATCGCCGTGCTCGCCGACCCCGGCTCGTGCGTGCGCACCTACGGCACCCGCGAGGACTTCCTCATCCCCTCCGCCTGCCTCAACTCCACGGTCTCCGGCCTGATTTCACGTACCGTCCTGCGCGCGGACCTGGTCGGCCCCGACGACTTCCACGGCGGCAAGTTCTACCGCGAGCTCGCCGACGCCGACGTGTCCGTGCACTTCGTCGACGCGGTCGCCGCGCGCTTCGACGAGGTGACCGACGCGGTGGACGTACGCGTCAAGGAACTGCTCTCGGCCGACCGCGCGCCCACCTGGGAGGGCTGGGCCGCCGTCGAGCGGATCAGCGAGGAGTACGGCATCCACGACGTGAACCTCGTCAAGCCGGGCGTCGGCGAGACGACGCGCGTGCTGCTGCGCCGCGTGCCCTGGAAGATCCTGGCCCGCAAGGGGGCGGGCGCGGACCTCGACCACGTGCGCCTGCTCGCCGAGCAGCGGGGCGTGCCGGTGGAGGAGGTCGACGAACTCCCGTACACCTGCGTCGGGTTGATCCACCCCCAGTACACGCGCGGCGCGACGGGCGCGGACGGCAAGGCGGTGACGTCCCGATGA
- a CDS encoding HAD family hydrolase has product MTATRIVASDLDRTLIYSAAALGLTMPDAQAPRLLCVEVYEGKPLSYVTETAAGLLDELARTAIFVPTTTRTREQYGRIHLPGPAPKFAVCANGGHLLVDGVSDPDWQATVARRLAAECATLDEVRAHLVRTADPAWLLKERVAEDLFAYLVVDRELLPEEWVKELAVWAEERGWTVSLQGRKLYAVPKPLTKSAAVREVARRAGAEEILAAGDSLLDADLLLAADRSWRPGHGELADTGFVAAGLTVLPERGIAAGEKIAGAFLSAVGPQ; this is encoded by the coding sequence ATGACCGCGACCCGAATCGTCGCCAGCGACCTCGACCGCACCCTCATCTACTCCGCCGCCGCGCTCGGCCTGACCATGCCGGACGCACAGGCGCCGCGGCTGCTCTGCGTCGAGGTGTACGAGGGCAAGCCGCTGTCGTACGTCACCGAGACCGCCGCCGGGCTCCTCGACGAGCTGGCCCGCACGGCCATCTTCGTGCCGACCACGACGCGCACGCGCGAACAGTACGGGCGCATCCATCTCCCCGGGCCCGCGCCGAAGTTCGCGGTCTGCGCCAACGGCGGGCACCTGCTCGTCGACGGCGTCTCCGACCCCGACTGGCAGGCGACGGTCGCGCGCCGCCTCGCCGCGGAGTGCGCGACGCTCGACGAGGTCCGCGCGCATCTCGTGCGCACCGCCGATCCCGCCTGGCTGCTCAAGGAACGCGTCGCCGAGGACCTCTTCGCGTACCTCGTCGTCGATCGGGAGCTCCTGCCCGAGGAGTGGGTCAAGGAGCTCGCCGTCTGGGCGGAGGAGCGGGGCTGGACGGTCTCGCTCCAGGGCCGCAAGCTGTACGCCGTACCGAAGCCGCTCACCAAGAGCGCGGCCGTGCGGGAGGTCGCGCGGCGCGCCGGGGCCGAGGAGATCCTCGCCGCGGGCGACTCGCTGCTCGACGCGGACCTGCTGCTCGCGGCGGACCGCTCCTGGCGGCCGGGGCACGGGGAGCTCGCGGACACGGGGTTCGTGGCGGCGGGGCTCACGGTGCTTCCGGAGCGGGGGATCGCGGCGGGGGAGAAGATCGCCGGAGCGTTCCTGTCGGCGGTGGGGCCCCAGTAG
- a CDS encoding FmdB family zinc ribbon protein, with translation MPRYEYRCRSCGDTFELSRPMAESGAPAECPAGHADTVKLLSAVAVGGSASSPSSSSAPAAGGGGGGCCGGGCCG, from the coding sequence ATGCCTCGTTATGAGTACCGGTGCCGGTCCTGTGGTGACACGTTCGAGCTGTCGCGTCCGATGGCGGAGTCGGGGGCGCCGGCGGAGTGCCCTGCGGGGCACGCGGACACGGTGAAGCTCCTTTCCGCGGTGGCGGTGGGCGGTTCCGCGTCGTCCCCGTCGTCCTCGTCCGCGCCTGCGGCCGGCGGTGGCGGCGGTGGGTGTTGTGGGGGCGGTTGCTGCGGCTGA
- a CDS encoding sugar kinase codes for MTHTPHAPAAPDVLTLGETMMALRGGGPLKLGGTMDVSIAGAESNVAIGLSRLGHAVRWAGAVGDDEAGELVLRTLRAEGVDVGAATRDPSVPTGLLLFEPRLPDVTRVHYYRAGSAGSRLTPAAVDAAFAGGAPRVLHLTGITPALGPSAAEACRRALRLARDHGTQVCLDVNFRSRLWSADEAATELRGWLPYVDVLIASDDELPLCLPTPSPDSESEKSLLSGGIRELVVKLGARGATVHTADDTLHSPARQVQAVDAVGAGDAFVAGYLSALLDDADVATRLDRAVTTGAFAVASRGDWEGAPTRSELPLLTAAAGTVVR; via the coding sequence ATGACCCACACTCCGCACGCCCCCGCTGCCCCCGACGTCCTCACCCTCGGCGAGACCATGATGGCCCTGCGCGGCGGCGGCCCCCTCAAGCTGGGCGGCACCATGGACGTGTCCATCGCCGGGGCCGAGAGCAACGTCGCCATCGGCCTGTCGCGCCTCGGCCACGCCGTCCGCTGGGCGGGGGCGGTCGGTGACGACGAGGCCGGCGAGCTGGTGCTGCGCACGCTGCGCGCGGAGGGCGTCGACGTCGGCGCCGCCACGCGGGATCCGTCGGTGCCGACGGGTCTGCTCCTCTTCGAGCCTCGGCTGCCCGATGTGACCCGCGTGCACTACTACCGCGCGGGCTCGGCGGGTTCACGCCTGACGCCCGCCGCCGTGGACGCGGCGTTCGCGGGCGGGGCGCCGCGCGTCCTGCACCTCACCGGCATCACCCCGGCCCTCGGCCCGTCGGCGGCGGAGGCCTGCCGACGCGCGCTGCGGCTCGCCCGCGACCACGGCACGCAGGTCTGCCTGGACGTCAACTTCCGCTCCCGCCTGTGGAGTGCGGACGAAGCGGCGACGGAACTCCGCGGGTGGCTCCCCTACGTCGACGTACTCATCGCCTCCGACGACGAGCTCCCCCTGTGCCTCCCGACCCCCTCCCCCGATTCCGAGTCGGAGAAGTCCCTCCTGTCCGGGGGAATCCGCGAACTCGTGGTCAAGCTCGGCGCCCGCGGCGCGACGGTCCACACGGCCGACGACACGCTGCACTCCCCGGCACGGCAGGTCCAGGCGGTGGACGCGGTGGGAGCGGGCGACGCGTTCGTGGCCGGCTACTTGTCGGCGCTGCTCGACGACGCGGACGTGGCGACCCGACTGGACCGCGCCGTCACCACGGGCGCGTTCGCGGTGGCCTCCCGGGGCGACTGGGAGGGAGCCCCCACGAGATCGGAACTCCCCCTGCTGACGGCGGCAGCGGGCACGGTGGTCCGCTGA